Proteins found in one Thalassomonas actiniarum genomic segment:
- the ybfE gene encoding LexA regulated protein: MAKEATDLTTIDLFSDEKRPGRPKTNPLPRNVQIKINKRNQVKRDRSNGLKRVEFKIHHTLFEQLDQRAKAEQVSRGELIEALLIKSLASSQN; the protein is encoded by the coding sequence ATGGCAAAAGAAGCAACAGATTTAACCACTATTGATTTGTTCAGTGATGAAAAACGCCCGGGTCGTCCGAAAACGAACCCTCTTCCGCGTAATGTGCAAATCAAGATCAACAAACGTAATCAAGTCAAACGTGACAGAAGTAATGGCTTAAAACGAGTTGAGTTTAAAATTCATCACACTTTATTTGAACAATTAGATCAGCGGGCCAAAGCCGAGCAAGTTAGCCGGGGCGAGTTGATTGAAGCGCTATTGATAAAGTCATTAGCGTCATCACAGAATTAA
- a CDS encoding tetratricopeptide repeat protein, which yields MSVSAHKPLQQQNDTCYQINNTWIYNSATQVVTREGQETKLRAKTAEVLNLLILSQGNVVTAQYFFDHVWSGKYVGENVLKQSIKELRNCFADDTKTLIYTITKQGYKLSAHICQYQEEAYSPNPADSEEQATDVLAVDKKIAPESAKPHSNQGLIPFHRQSPFPGKLNVCKSRRIAWLLVAILIYALFLLYSKFSQLQLQHQHQSLRLKSLSAEKLFFQDTVFRYYNTPQNNKTLLKSVLDKSRIQIAEFSGPATTKQGMQQALYELYYLGGYYQEARVLIGRIEQHTEQVYGKRSIEYIETKFTTIDTLLKLHRRQEAYDVARHTLELTQNYHPDNKLLLAKAHLFTGRGYLYCMEPFCVRRESMNDGEQHTRLALALYREELPADAIEIADARYLLNWFLLDGEEKVTLVQDAICIYQEKLGRLHEKTAAAMEELGRILIFFHQDWQRGEQYLLDSYQIRSKLFPKNHPKMAATHGNLGEHYLMIGQYPKAIEHLQTALEVSKLINGEGNDSHLEYMMFLARARLYNQETQAAKTIVAKAFDIIETHKITPALLIVRALEVTRLRVEQALGNNILSRDELESNIASATGSYRASASVLKHEYQTRLLGGYPDAENHDYLMDLRQMLDNINPKSRYLYRSDIHFLKKRALGQCDRLGSEFCRQIEMEFQLASITMPPGL from the coding sequence ATGTCAGTATCAGCACATAAGCCTTTGCAACAGCAAAATGATACCTGCTATCAGATCAACAATACCTGGATTTACAACAGCGCTACCCAGGTGGTCACCCGGGAAGGACAGGAAACCAAACTCAGGGCCAAAACCGCAGAAGTACTCAACCTGCTGATATTGAGTCAGGGCAATGTCGTCACCGCACAATACTTCTTTGACCATGTCTGGTCGGGAAAATATGTCGGCGAGAACGTACTTAAACAAAGCATCAAAGAACTGCGCAATTGCTTTGCCGATGACACTAAAACCTTGATCTATACCATCACCAAACAAGGTTATAAACTCTCGGCACACATTTGCCAATACCAGGAAGAAGCCTACTCCCCAAATCCGGCGGATAGTGAAGAGCAAGCAACGGATGTACTTGCTGTCGATAAAAAAATAGCGCCTGAGTCTGCTAAACCGCACAGCAACCAAGGCCTGATCCCCTTTCACCGCCAAAGCCCTTTCCCCGGGAAATTGAACGTCTGTAAATCACGGAGAATAGCCTGGCTGCTGGTCGCCATCCTAATATATGCCTTATTTTTGCTCTACTCTAAGTTTAGTCAGCTGCAGTTGCAACATCAGCATCAATCGCTGCGCTTAAAATCACTGTCGGCGGAAAAGCTGTTTTTTCAGGATACGGTATTTCGCTATTACAATACCCCGCAAAACAATAAAACCCTGCTTAAGTCTGTACTGGATAAATCCCGGATACAGATAGCCGAATTTTCAGGCCCGGCCACCACCAAGCAAGGAATGCAACAGGCCCTGTACGAACTCTATTATCTTGGCGGCTATTATCAGGAAGCCAGAGTGCTCATAGGGCGTATCGAGCAGCATACCGAGCAGGTTTATGGCAAACGCTCTATCGAATATATAGAAACGAAATTTACCACCATAGATACCTTGCTCAAACTGCACCGCCGACAGGAAGCCTACGATGTTGCCCGACACACCCTGGAGCTGACGCAAAACTACCATCCGGATAACAAGTTGCTGCTGGCCAAAGCCCATTTATTTACCGGGCGCGGCTACCTCTATTGCATGGAGCCGTTTTGCGTGCGCCGGGAAAGCATGAACGACGGCGAACAACATACCCGATTGGCCCTGGCCCTTTACCGGGAAGAATTGCCCGCCGATGCCATTGAAATTGCCGATGCCCGGTACCTGCTCAACTGGTTTTTACTCGACGGCGAAGAAAAGGTCACCCTGGTACAGGATGCTATCTGTATCTATCAGGAAAAACTGGGCCGCCTTCATGAAAAAACCGCGGCAGCCATGGAAGAATTAGGCCGTATTCTGATTTTCTTCCACCAGGACTGGCAAAGGGGAGAACAATATTTATTGGACAGCTATCAAATCCGCAGTAAGTTATTCCCTAAAAACCACCCGAAAATGGCGGCAACACATGGCAACCTGGGGGAGCATTATTTGATGATAGGCCAGTATCCCAAGGCCATTGAACATTTACAGACCGCACTGGAAGTCTCTAAGCTCATTAACGGCGAAGGTAATGACAGCCACCTGGAATATATGATGTTCCTGGCGCGGGCCCGCTTGTATAACCAGGAAACACAAGCGGCCAAAACCATAGTCGCCAAGGCTTTTGATATTATCGAAACCCATAAGATCACCCCGGCATTACTGATAGTGCGCGCACTGGAAGTCACCCGGCTAAGGGTCGAGCAGGCGCTGGGGAATAATATCCTTTCCCGGGATGAATTAGAGAGCAATATCGCCTCGGCAACAGGCAGTTACCGCGCTTCGGCTTCGGTATTAAAGCATGAATATCAAACCCGTTTACTGGGGGGTTATCCGGACGCGGAAAATCATGATTACCTCATGGACTTAAGGCAGATGCTTGATAACATCAATCCCAAAAGCCGTTACCTGTACCGCAGTGATATTCATTTTTTGAAAAAGCGGGCTTTAGGCCAGTGCGACAGGCTCGGCAGTGAATTTTGCCGTCAGATAGAAATGGAATTTCAGCTGGCAAGTATCACCATGCCGCCGGGTTTATAG
- a CDS encoding alpha/beta fold hydrolase yields MKLVNYQQNGTGPDLLLIHGLFGSMENLNMVAKGLSAQYRVTSMDVRNHGGSFHKQEMEYSVMAQDVIELLDHLGISETAILGHSMGGKIAMEVALASPERVSKLIVADIAPVAYPAHHQHIIQGLQSIDLTTISKRKEADEQLARYVDNLGVRQFLLRNLAISDGKLHFKCNLDYIAACYPQIMKGYQGQGQYQGKTLFIKGGDSDYIRAEHREIIQKLYPNSQAKIIQGAGHWLHAEKTSIFNKIVGDFLQS; encoded by the coding sequence GTGAAGTTAGTTAATTATCAACAAAATGGCACCGGCCCTGACCTGCTGCTTATCCATGGCCTGTTCGGTTCGATGGAAAATTTAAACATGGTTGCCAAAGGCCTGAGCGCGCAATACCGGGTCACCAGCATGGATGTGCGCAACCACGGCGGTTCTTTTCATAAACAGGAGATGGAATACAGTGTCATGGCACAGGATGTTATCGAACTGCTCGATCATCTGGGCATCAGCGAAACCGCTATTTTGGGACACTCCATGGGGGGGAAAATCGCCATGGAAGTGGCGTTGGCATCCCCTGAGCGGGTATCAAAGCTCATAGTGGCAGATATTGCCCCGGTAGCTTATCCGGCGCACCACCAACACATCATCCAGGGCTTACAGTCTATTGATTTGACCACTATCAGCAAACGTAAAGAAGCCGACGAACAATTGGCCCGTTACGTCGATAACCTTGGGGTACGTCAATTTTTACTCAGAAATTTGGCCATTTCAGACGGAAAATTACATTTTAAATGTAATCTCGATTATATTGCTGCCTGTTATCCCCAGATAATGAAAGGTTATCAGGGACAGGGACAATATCAGGGCAAGACCCTGTTTATTAAAGGGGGCGACTCTGATTATATCCGCGCCGAGCACAGGGAAATTATCCAGAAGTTATACCCAAACAGCCAGGCGAAAATCATTCAGGGGGCGGGACATTGGTTACATGCTGAAAAAACCAGCATCTTTAATAAAATAGTCGGGGATTTTTTACAAAGTTAA
- the seqA gene encoding replication initiation negative regulator SeqA, whose protein sequence is MKNIEIDEELYQYIATNTQFIGESASSILRRLLSLESSEKTAAAGNEASVANNQQQNTPQPNTENAKNKVEAKAETKTKKADLDVSGVDSEKAVEEKPQVQAINGNETVFNYINKEELGMQRGAVGRFLLILAALYRVHPQQFALVRDIRGRDRLYFSDNESDLNASGSSTKPRQIPDSPYWVITNSNTTRKKMMLTEVAVSLGYGESDAEKIRELL, encoded by the coding sequence ATGAAAAACATAGAGATAGATGAAGAGCTTTATCAATATATTGCCACCAACACACAATTTATTGGTGAAAGTGCCTCATCGATTTTACGGCGTTTATTATCTTTAGAGAGCAGTGAGAAAACGGCTGCAGCAGGCAATGAAGCCAGTGTTGCCAACAATCAGCAACAAAATACACCTCAACCAAATACAGAAAACGCAAAAAACAAAGTTGAAGCCAAGGCCGAAACCAAAACGAAAAAAGCGGATCTGGATGTTAGCGGCGTTGACAGTGAAAAAGCTGTTGAGGAAAAACCTCAGGTGCAGGCAATTAACGGTAATGAAACCGTTTTTAATTATATTAATAAAGAAGAGCTGGGCATGCAGCGTGGCGCGGTTGGCCGGTTTTTATTGATTTTAGCGGCGTTATACCGGGTGCATCCGCAGCAGTTTGCTTTGGTCAGAGATATCCGCGGCCGGGATCGTTTGTATTTTTCCGATAACGAGTCAGATCTCAATGCCAGCGGCAGCAGCACTAAACCGAGACAGATCCCGGACAGCCCTTATTGGGTGATCACCAACTCCAATACCACACGTAAGAAAATGATGTTAACGGAAGTTGCCGTTTCTTTAGGTTACGGGGAAAGTGACGCTGAAAAAATTCGCGAATTATTATAA
- a CDS encoding DUF2788 domain-containing protein, protein MLAEYFEVIEAVGLNLFFAFIFIFIGLSIHDVMKKNNVPKNGRYVVYFVLFLGCAGFIAKGVIQFVWESQGVG, encoded by the coding sequence ATGCTAGCGGAATATTTCGAAGTAATTGAGGCGGTCGGCCTTAATTTATTCTTTGCTTTTATATTTATTTTCATCGGGTTATCTATCCATGATGTCATGAAAAAAAATAATGTGCCTAAGAATGGACGCTATGTCGTTTATTTTGTCTTATTTTTAGGTTGTGCAGGTTTTATCGCCAAAGGCGTTATCCAGTTTGTCTGGGAAAGTCAGGGCGTTGGCTAA
- the fldA gene encoding flavodoxin FldA: MAIVGLFFGSDTGNTEAVSKMIQKKLGKKMVEVKDIAKSTKEEIAEFDLLILGIPTWYYGENQCDWDDFLPDLEEIDFTDKLVAIFGLGDQEDYAEYFCDAMGPLRDIVEAKGAILVGHWPTEGYEFEASKGLIDDNTFIGLTIDEDRQPELTEERVDKWVKQIYDEMCLAELAD, translated from the coding sequence ATGGCAATCGTAGGTTTGTTCTTCGGTAGTGATACCGGTAATACCGAAGCAGTTAGCAAAATGATCCAGAAAAAACTGGGTAAAAAAATGGTAGAAGTGAAGGATATTGCTAAAAGCACCAAGGAAGAAATAGCAGAATTCGATTTACTTATTCTGGGTATTCCTACCTGGTACTATGGTGAAAACCAATGTGACTGGGATGACTTTCTGCCTGATTTAGAAGAAATTGACTTTACCGATAAGTTAGTCGCCATCTTCGGCTTGGGCGATCAGGAAGACTACGCTGAGTATTTCTGTGACGCCATGGGACCGCTGCGTGATATCGTTGAAGCCAAAGGCGCCATCCTGGTAGGTCACTGGCCGACCGAAGGTTACGAATTTGAAGCTTCCAAAGGCCTGATTGATGACAATACCTTTATCGGGTTAACGATTGATGAAGATCGCCAGCCGGAACTAACCGAAGAGCGCGTTGATAAGTGGGTAAAACAAATCTACGACGAAATGTGCTTAGCCGAGCTTGCCGACTAA